In Spirochaeta thermophila DSM 6578, the following proteins share a genomic window:
- a CDS encoding glycoside hydrolase family 53 protein: MRHKIFTPLWLLLGALLLTLLLGGCGNEIFGSHTDVADDVGARATSSLQIGVDLSEALYAQNHGVQYRDTNGQVKDVFQIFKDHGYTWVRVRVNVDPPDNPNYAMFTDLTYAKQLGAIAKSKGFKLLVDFHYSHWWADPGNQWTPSAWQTSNINTLCTYVYNWTKDAITQLRNAGAAPDMVQIGNEITNGLLWDLGGPYRSGGSWRNMAWLINSGINGVKDAGSSAKIMIHLDSGGSRSTTQNWITNFRNNDGQWGDVNAIGLSYYTMWQGSLSDLSNNLSYVNSLGKEVYIVETAYYWDTNLKGYSGSQVPYPQTPQGQYQFLQALKNTVSAYSNVKGIFYWGAAWCQSSKWLSAPGWSDDDASRRSLFDDDAVATMGIDGLF; the protein is encoded by the coding sequence ATGCGACACAAGATCTTCACTCCCCTGTGGCTCCTCCTCGGAGCGCTCCTTCTCACACTCCTCCTCGGAGGGTGCGGAAACGAGATCTTCGGCTCACACACCGATGTGGCCGATGATGTGGGGGCGAGAGCGACCAGCTCCCTCCAGATCGGGGTGGACCTCTCAGAGGCACTCTATGCCCAGAACCACGGGGTCCAGTACAGGGACACGAACGGTCAGGTGAAGGACGTCTTCCAGATCTTCAAGGATCACGGCTACACCTGGGTGCGTGTCCGCGTCAACGTCGATCCGCCCGACAATCCCAACTACGCCATGTTCACCGACCTCACCTATGCGAAACAGCTCGGTGCCATCGCCAAGAGCAAGGGGTTCAAACTCCTCGTCGACTTCCACTACTCCCACTGGTGGGCCGACCCGGGTAACCAGTGGACACCCTCTGCCTGGCAGACGAGCAACATCAACACCCTCTGCACCTATGTGTACAACTGGACCAAGGATGCGATTACCCAGCTCAGGAATGCCGGGGCGGCGCCCGATATGGTGCAGATCGGCAATGAGATCACCAACGGCCTCCTGTGGGACCTCGGCGGCCCCTATCGGTCAGGTGGCTCATGGCGCAATATGGCATGGCTCATCAATTCCGGCATCAACGGGGTGAAAGATGCAGGAAGCAGCGCCAAGATCATGATCCACCTCGATTCCGGCGGGAGCCGATCCACCACCCAGAACTGGATCACCAACTTCCGGAACAACGACGGCCAGTGGGGGGATGTGAACGCCATCGGTCTCTCCTACTACACCATGTGGCAGGGCTCGCTCAGTGATCTTTCGAACAACCTCTCCTATGTGAACTCCCTCGGTAAAGAAGTATACATCGTGGAAACGGCCTACTACTGGGACACCAATCTAAAGGGCTACTCAGGAAGCCAGGTGCCCTATCCCCAGACTCCTCAGGGCCAGTACCAGTTCCTCCAGGCACTCAAGAACACGGTGTCTGCATACTCCAACGTCAAGGGCATCTTCTACTGGGGAGCCGCCTGGTGCCAGTCTTCGAAGTGGCTCAGCGCCCCCGGCTGGTCCGACGACGACGCCTCCCGAAGGTCCCTCTTCGACGATGACGCCGTGGCCACCATGGGCATCGACGGTCTGTTCTAA
- a CDS encoding glycoside hydrolase family 36 protein — translation MTDGAVGAIKEEIGGKEEQVRLCGVHVQEGCFVHSFEGGSLSFQVERVPLGWVVRGTVEGRPGRLEVVRLPLRFPLLLHSWESWGACPLVDEGWRFPWGERQYEDWRYTVSPVPELMREGVVSDYLVAWEHGMAGFLTSRYAHGFFTVEGEELVGYLEFFDREFEEPVPLEPLVVLEGARMWELLEGYATMAGRENRARVPAYSPLGWCSWYHYFLDLTWDEVRKNLARAREWPFEVFQVDDAYEADIGDWLEPREGFPSVEEMARVIKEAGFRPGIWTAPFCASSTSRVFREHPEWFVKEDGRPRVAFRNWDKDIHALDLSNPEVQDHLTGLFSSLRAVGYEYFKIDFLFAGAVPGERYLKVSPVEAYRMGLETIREAVGDAFILGCGAPLLPSVGLVDGMRIGPDTTPFWDRSIPDNGAPAIRYALRNALHRAFMHRRFWLNDPDCLLLRKERISLSEEERRTFALTAGALDGMLVDSDDLALVDEEGKALLHEALSLTGGRPHVRRCGEACYEVISEGTRSGMVRLLVNLSEEAKVVEGTTVPPHGTVLEREEQALGLSRRVEERDGRRFTYYHREE, via the coding sequence TTGACAGATGGGGCCGTGGGTGCGATAAAGGAGGAGATCGGTGGTAAGGAGGAACAGGTGAGGCTGTGTGGTGTGCATGTACAGGAAGGGTGTTTCGTCCATTCCTTCGAAGGAGGCTCTCTCTCGTTCCAGGTCGAACGTGTACCCCTCGGCTGGGTGGTACGTGGGACCGTGGAGGGGAGGCCGGGACGGCTCGAGGTGGTGCGTCTGCCGCTCCGGTTCCCCCTTCTGCTCCACTCGTGGGAGTCATGGGGGGCATGTCCACTTGTGGATGAGGGGTGGCGGTTCCCCTGGGGCGAGCGTCAGTACGAGGATTGGCGGTATACCGTCTCCCCGGTGCCTGAGCTCATGCGCGAGGGGGTGGTGAGCGACTACCTGGTGGCATGGGAGCACGGGATGGCGGGATTCCTCACCTCGCGGTATGCGCACGGGTTCTTCACCGTGGAGGGGGAGGAACTGGTGGGCTACCTCGAGTTCTTCGACAGGGAGTTCGAGGAGCCGGTCCCCCTCGAGCCGCTTGTGGTGCTGGAGGGGGCGAGAATGTGGGAGCTTCTGGAGGGGTATGCGACCATGGCGGGGAGGGAGAACCGGGCGCGGGTACCTGCGTACTCGCCTCTGGGGTGGTGCAGCTGGTACCACTACTTCCTCGACCTCACCTGGGATGAGGTGCGAAAGAACCTCGCCCGTGCGAGGGAATGGCCGTTCGAGGTCTTCCAGGTGGACGATGCCTACGAGGCCGATATCGGTGACTGGCTCGAGCCGAGGGAGGGGTTTCCGTCGGTGGAGGAGATGGCGAGGGTGATCAAGGAGGCGGGCTTCAGGCCGGGGATATGGACCGCTCCGTTCTGTGCCTCCTCCACCTCCCGGGTCTTCAGGGAGCATCCGGAGTGGTTCGTGAAGGAGGACGGTCGTCCGCGTGTGGCCTTCAGGAACTGGGACAAGGACATCCATGCACTCGATCTCTCGAATCCCGAGGTGCAGGATCACCTCACGGGGCTCTTCTCCTCGCTTAGGGCTGTAGGGTACGAGTACTTCAAGATAGACTTTCTCTTCGCAGGGGCTGTTCCGGGGGAGCGATACCTGAAGGTGAGCCCGGTGGAGGCCTACCGGATGGGACTCGAGACGATCCGGGAGGCGGTCGGTGATGCCTTCATCCTGGGGTGCGGGGCGCCGCTCCTCCCCTCGGTGGGTCTGGTGGACGGGATGCGGATCGGGCCCGACACCACTCCCTTCTGGGATCGTAGTATCCCCGACAACGGTGCGCCGGCGATTCGGTACGCCCTCCGCAACGCCCTCCACCGTGCCTTCATGCACCGACGGTTCTGGCTCAACGATCCCGACTGCCTCCTCCTGAGGAAGGAGCGGATCTCGCTCTCTGAGGAGGAGAGGCGCACGTTCGCGTTGACGGCCGGGGCGCTCGACGGGATGCTGGTGGACAGCGATGACCTGGCCCTGGTTGATGAGGAGGGAAAGGCGCTCCTGCACGAGGCCCTGTCCCTCACAGGGGGGCGGCCCCATGTGCGCAGGTGTGGTGAGGCCTGCTATGAGGTCATCTCCGAGGGGACGAGGAGCGGGATGGTGCGGCTTCTGGTGAACCTCTCTGAAGAGGCGAAGGTGGTGGAGGGCACCACGGTGCCTCCTCATGGGACGGTGCTGGAGAGGGAGGAGCAGGCCCTTGGTCTTTCGCGGCGGGTGGAGGAGCGGGATGGTCGGCGATTTACGTACTACCACAGGGAGGAGTAG
- the galT gene encoding galactose-1-phosphate uridylyltransferase, producing the protein MELRYNVLTGEWVIVSGATQRRPVQPGQSECPICPGGLELPGDYDLVSFENRFPSLSREAEEVEDLSPVLRRAAARGVCEVVVYTSKHEGALPEMETAQVEKLVHMWCDRMRELSSLSFVEYVFIFENRGKEVGASLPHPHGQIYAFPFLPPRVKAKVEAAAAFGEEHGRCPVCAVLEEERARGERIILEGKHFVALVPFYARFPYEVHIYPVRHVDNLMYFSFEERAEFARMLKTVTAAYDRLFDEPFPYMMMFFPAPLRVASPFFHFHVEFDPPKRDKDKLKWMASVETGTGAFINPVPPEEAAARLAACVKEVQDEVQGAR; encoded by the coding sequence ATGGAACTCCGCTACAACGTGCTCACCGGTGAGTGGGTGATCGTCTCGGGGGCCACGCAGCGGCGGCCGGTGCAGCCGGGTCAGTCCGAGTGCCCCATCTGCCCGGGTGGGCTCGAGCTTCCGGGGGACTACGACCTGGTGAGTTTCGAGAATCGCTTTCCTTCGCTCTCCCGTGAGGCCGAGGAGGTGGAGGATCTCTCGCCGGTGTTGAGGCGGGCGGCGGCGAGAGGGGTATGCGAGGTGGTGGTGTACACCTCGAAACACGAGGGGGCCCTCCCCGAGATGGAGACCGCTCAGGTGGAGAAGCTGGTCCACATGTGGTGCGATCGGATGAGGGAGCTCTCATCGTTGTCGTTCGTGGAATATGTGTTCATCTTCGAGAACAGGGGGAAGGAGGTGGGGGCCTCACTCCCTCATCCGCATGGTCAGATCTATGCCTTTCCTTTCCTCCCGCCCCGGGTGAAGGCCAAGGTGGAGGCGGCGGCGGCCTTCGGCGAGGAGCACGGACGATGTCCGGTGTGTGCGGTGCTCGAGGAGGAGCGGGCCCGGGGTGAGCGGATCATCCTGGAGGGGAAGCACTTCGTGGCCCTCGTGCCGTTCTACGCGAGGTTCCCTTACGAGGTACATATCTACCCGGTGAGGCATGTGGACAACCTCATGTACTTCTCGTTCGAGGAACGGGCCGAGTTTGCACGGATGCTCAAGACCGTGACCGCGGCCTACGATCGGCTCTTCGATGAACCGTTTCCCTACATGATGATGTTCTTCCCGGCTCCGCTTAGGGTGGCCTCGCCGTTCTTCCACTTTCACGTGGAGTTCGATCCTCCCAAGAGGGATAAGGACAAGCTCAAGTGGATGGCGAGTGTGGAGACGGGGACGGGTGCGTTCATCAATCCGGTGCCGCCGGAGGAGGCGGCCGCACGTCTCGCAGCCTGTGTGAAGGAGGTTCAGGATGAGGTTCAGGGCGCCCGGTAG
- the galK gene encoding galactokinase, with the protein MRFRAPGRVNIIGEHTDYNDGFVLPFAIDRWIEVEVEPSDRWVVWSERTGEEVPFSPDERRGDWSDYVAGVVWALRKRGLSLRRARLLVRATLPDGAGLSSSAALEVATGAAVCAASGYELDRDLLVEAAWEAENEFVGMRCGIMDQFVVAHGREGHALLLDTHTREFRLVPISLPGAEFFLVNSGVKHELASSGYNTRRAECAAVLERLGKGSFREVRPEEVDGLPDPLRRRARHVLTENERVMRTVDALERGDVAEVGRLLSASHRSLRDDYEVSCEEIDWLVERVEGVEGVYGARMVGGGFGGSVLVLAREGVADGLEGVLGEYGARWGVEAGVLRVRSADGVGRVD; encoded by the coding sequence ATGAGGTTCAGGGCGCCCGGTAGGGTGAATATCATCGGCGAGCACACCGACTACAACGATGGGTTCGTCCTCCCGTTTGCGATCGATCGGTGGATCGAGGTGGAGGTGGAGCCGTCGGATCGGTGGGTGGTGTGGTCTGAGAGGACGGGGGAGGAGGTGCCGTTCTCCCCTGATGAGCGGAGAGGTGACTGGTCGGACTATGTGGCCGGGGTGGTGTGGGCGTTGAGGAAGCGTGGTCTTTCGCTCAGGCGGGCCCGGCTCCTGGTGAGGGCCACGCTGCCGGATGGTGCGGGGCTCTCGAGTTCGGCGGCCCTGGAGGTGGCGACCGGGGCGGCGGTGTGTGCGGCGAGCGGGTACGAGCTGGACAGGGATCTCCTGGTGGAGGCGGCGTGGGAGGCGGAGAACGAGTTCGTGGGGATGCGGTGCGGGATCATGGATCAGTTCGTGGTGGCGCATGGGCGGGAGGGGCACGCGTTGCTCCTCGATACGCACACGCGCGAGTTCAGGCTGGTGCCGATTTCTCTTCCGGGGGCGGAGTTCTTCCTGGTGAACTCGGGGGTGAAGCACGAGCTGGCCTCCTCGGGGTACAACACGAGGCGGGCGGAGTGTGCGGCGGTGCTGGAGCGGCTGGGGAAGGGGAGTTTCAGGGAGGTGCGGCCGGAGGAGGTGGATGGGCTTCCCGATCCGCTCCGCCGGAGGGCGCGGCATGTGCTCACGGAGAACGAGCGTGTGATGCGGACGGTGGATGCCCTCGAAAGGGGGGATGTGGCGGAGGTGGGGAGGCTGCTCTCTGCCTCGCACCGGAGTCTCCGGGACGACTACGAGGTCTCCTGCGAGGAGATCGACTGGTTGGTGGAGCGGGTGGAGGGTGTGGAGGGGGTGTACGGGGCTCGGATGGTGGGAGGGGGGTTCGGTGGCTCGGTGCTGGTGCTCGCGAGGGAGGGAGTGGCGGATGGGCTCGAGGGGGTGCTGGGGGAGTACGGGGCGCGGTGGGGGGTGGAGGCCGGGGTGCTGCGGGTGAGGAGCGCGGATGGGGTGGGGAGGGTGGACTGA
- the yicI gene encoding alpha-xylosidase, producing MKFTDGYWRMRKGVTPFFPRTVWEVIREETEVKAYVLCTEVRHRGDTLNVPLLTVRIWSPREDVLGVEVVHHLGGVPKAPDLLLPERRSPLPLRVEEAEEALMVSSGRLSARLSTTRWGLEFLGEGRFLTDSKEKNLGYVVTSEGEAFLHEQLRLSVDELIYGLGERFTPFVKNGQVVEIWNGDGGTSSELAYKNVPFYLSSRGYGVFVNDAGPVSFEVGSEKVSRVQFSVPGERLEYFIIYGPDPMEVLEKYTDLTGKPALPPAWSFGLWLTTSFITDYDDATVRSFVTEMKDRGIPLSVFHFDCFWMKGLHWTSFLWDRERFPDPEGLLAWLKEQGVRSCVWINPYIAQQSEVFMEGLEGGFFLKRPDGTVWQTDDWQAGMAIVDFTNPRAREWFASKLEDLLEMGVDSFKTDFGERIPVDVVYYDGSDPIRMHNYYSFLYNRTVFEVLERKRGRGEAVCFARATTAGGQQFPVHWGGDCVSTYESMAESLRGGLSLMFSGFAFWSHDIGGFEKTATPDLYKRWVAFGLLSSHSRLHGNESYRVPWLFDEEAVEVVRFFTSLKHRLMPYLYTVAVEAHRRGVPVMRPLLLEFPADPGCRYVDREYLLGPALLVAPVFSESGEVEFYLPPGLWRHLLDGEVLRGPGWFRRTYDYFSLPLFQREGSLVILGREEGAVYDYTRGIVCEAFLPSPGVVSWEQVDARGRGVASLRLERMGERVRFESNGFSEARLVVHGDAGEGSVECSLSREGEVRLLSEEGR from the coding sequence ATGAAGTTCACCGACGGGTACTGGCGGATGCGCAAGGGAGTGACTCCTTTTTTCCCTCGTACGGTGTGGGAGGTGATCAGGGAGGAGACAGAGGTAAAGGCTTATGTGCTCTGCACAGAGGTTCGACACAGGGGTGATACCCTCAACGTCCCCCTCCTCACGGTGCGGATATGGTCGCCGAGGGAAGATGTCCTCGGTGTGGAAGTGGTACATCACCTCGGAGGAGTGCCCAAGGCCCCCGATCTCCTCCTCCCGGAGAGGAGGAGCCCCCTTCCCCTTCGGGTAGAGGAGGCCGAGGAGGCCCTGATGGTCTCTTCCGGGAGGCTTTCGGCGCGGCTCTCCACCACCAGGTGGGGACTCGAGTTCCTGGGAGAGGGGCGGTTCCTCACCGACTCGAAGGAGAAGAACCTGGGTTATGTGGTCACTTCGGAGGGCGAGGCCTTCCTCCATGAGCAGTTACGGCTCAGTGTGGACGAGTTGATCTATGGTCTTGGTGAGCGTTTTACCCCGTTTGTCAAGAACGGCCAGGTGGTGGAGATATGGAACGGTGATGGCGGGACGAGCAGCGAGCTCGCCTACAAGAACGTACCCTTCTACCTGAGCTCGAGGGGCTATGGGGTATTCGTGAACGATGCGGGCCCGGTCTCGTTCGAGGTGGGCTCGGAGAAGGTCTCCAGGGTTCAGTTCAGTGTGCCGGGCGAACGGCTCGAGTACTTCATCATATACGGGCCGGACCCTATGGAGGTGCTCGAGAAGTACACCGATCTTACCGGCAAGCCGGCCCTTCCTCCCGCCTGGTCGTTTGGTCTGTGGCTCACCACCTCCTTTATCACGGACTACGATGATGCCACGGTACGGAGCTTTGTCACCGAGATGAAGGACCGGGGAATCCCCCTGAGTGTGTTTCACTTCGACTGTTTCTGGATGAAGGGACTCCACTGGACGAGCTTCCTCTGGGACAGGGAGCGGTTCCCCGATCCGGAGGGCCTCCTCGCCTGGCTCAAGGAACAGGGAGTACGCTCGTGCGTGTGGATCAATCCTTACATCGCCCAGCAGTCGGAAGTCTTTATGGAAGGCCTTGAGGGTGGGTTCTTCCTCAAGAGGCCCGATGGCACGGTGTGGCAGACCGATGACTGGCAGGCGGGGATGGCGATCGTGGATTTCACCAATCCGCGCGCGCGTGAGTGGTTTGCCTCGAAGCTTGAGGACCTCCTGGAGATGGGGGTGGATTCCTTCAAGACCGACTTCGGTGAGCGCATCCCGGTGGATGTGGTCTATTACGACGGGTCGGACCCTATTCGGATGCACAACTACTATTCGTTTCTCTATAATCGGACGGTATTTGAGGTGCTGGAGAGAAAGAGAGGACGGGGAGAGGCGGTCTGCTTTGCCCGTGCGACCACAGCAGGGGGACAGCAATTCCCGGTCCACTGGGGAGGCGACTGCGTCTCCACCTATGAGTCCATGGCAGAGAGTCTCCGCGGAGGGCTTTCCCTCATGTTCTCTGGATTTGCGTTCTGGAGTCACGACATAGGAGGATTCGAGAAGACCGCGACGCCCGACCTCTACAAGCGCTGGGTGGCCTTTGGGCTCCTCTCCTCCCACAGCAGGCTTCACGGGAACGAGTCCTACAGGGTGCCCTGGCTCTTCGACGAGGAGGCAGTGGAGGTGGTGCGCTTCTTCACCTCCCTCAAGCACCGCCTCATGCCCTATCTCTACACCGTAGCGGTTGAGGCCCATAGGCGGGGCGTGCCGGTGATGCGGCCTCTCCTCCTGGAGTTTCCAGCCGATCCTGGATGCCGCTACGTGGATAGGGAGTACCTGCTCGGTCCTGCGCTTCTCGTGGCCCCGGTCTTCAGCGAGAGCGGCGAGGTGGAGTTCTACCTTCCTCCAGGGCTCTGGCGCCACCTCCTCGATGGTGAGGTGCTCAGAGGGCCAGGGTGGTTCAGGAGGACATACGACTACTTTTCCCTTCCCCTCTTCCAGCGGGAAGGGTCGCTGGTGATCCTGGGGAGAGAAGAAGGGGCGGTGTACGACTACACGCGAGGGATTGTGTGTGAGGCTTTTCTGCCCTCGCCGGGTGTTGTCTCGTGGGAACAGGTGGATGCCCGGGGGAGGGGGGTAGCCTCGCTCCGACTCGAGAGAATGGGAGAAAGGGTGAGGTTCGAGAGTAACGGGTTCTCAGAAGCGAGGCTGGTGGTACATGGGGATGCGGGAGAGGGATCTGTGGAATGTTCCCTCTCGAGAGAGGGGGAGGTGAGACTTCTCTCTGAAGAGGGACGGTAG
- a CDS encoding glycoside hydrolase family 3 C-terminal domain-containing protein yields the protein MNDLVSRLTLEEKISLIPVRQAAVPRLGIDPYPIGGEAAHGVAWVGKATVFPQPVGLSCTWDRDLLGRIGEVIGVEARAYRDILGTEFGLTLWAPTVDLVRDPRWGRTEEAYGEDPCLASELAGSLVRGMQGDHPFYLRMGATLKHFFANNNETDRGISSSEMHPWLMHNYYLEVFRRIIERARVTCIMTAYNAVNGIPCLIHPAVKRLVKEEWGLPGFVVTDAADFGMTVGMHAYFEDHVESIAATIRSGVDAITEDDRTIVIDSLRHALERGLLKEEDLDTALRNIFRIRFRLGEFDPPDRNPYAGITKDALCAPSHARIAREAAQKSVVLLKNRGLLPLHAHTLKRVAVVGPLAHEVHTDWYSGTLPYVVTPLDALKERLTGAEVWYEEGSSRVRFRSAAYHRWLASDEKGNISLSPPGEIPAAEGLWDWLDWGWGSHTFRSVASRRYLTCAPEGTHLSATAEQVRGWFVQEVFSLEERVGGLYAIRTWHGKYLSCDVSGRVHLSDRADTMRELFELEVVDEGLERVRELAGKADVVLAFCGNNPYINGKETVDRPDLILPPLQQALVRTAFEANPRTALILIGSYPFSIAWEDEHLPAILYSSHGGQEMGRALTDVLLGDVSPAGRLSLTWYRSSSVLSSIFDYQIHKGRRTYWYAREEDVLYPFGYGLSYTECVYTGMECSPSRLTPETELTVKVRVRNVGAVASDEVVQCYLVPPAMGAFSPRKVLVRFDRVHLVPGEERELTWLLAAGDFSFWHPAAGRRIPIPGRWKVQVGSSSRDIHLEEEVTLEASGPPCWTAGTRIPVSLCDDFEGCRFVEGRDLYPALRPSSGATARVRFKKVECAAERREMRLLVRNRGEGAGLRVESGMKSVNIASALPFTGDEWKEVVIPFHFPSGSHDLSISWRGEAEILWIVL from the coding sequence GTGAACGATCTTGTCTCTCGCCTCACGCTGGAGGAGAAAATCTCCCTCATTCCTGTGCGTCAGGCGGCTGTTCCCAGGTTAGGGATCGATCCCTATCCCATTGGAGGAGAGGCAGCCCACGGTGTGGCATGGGTAGGTAAGGCCACGGTCTTCCCTCAGCCTGTAGGGCTTTCATGCACATGGGATAGGGATCTCCTTGGACGCATCGGCGAGGTGATAGGGGTGGAGGCACGGGCTTACCGGGATATCCTGGGGACCGAGTTCGGCCTTACCCTCTGGGCACCCACGGTGGACCTGGTGAGGGATCCCCGTTGGGGGAGGACCGAAGAGGCCTACGGTGAGGACCCGTGCCTTGCCTCGGAGCTCGCAGGAAGCCTGGTGAGGGGGATGCAGGGCGATCACCCCTTCTACCTCAGGATGGGAGCGACCCTCAAGCACTTCTTCGCAAACAACAACGAGACAGATCGGGGTATTTCCTCCTCCGAGATGCACCCCTGGCTCATGCACAACTACTACCTCGAGGTCTTCAGGCGGATCATAGAGAGGGCACGCGTCACGTGCATCATGACCGCCTACAACGCGGTCAACGGCATACCATGCCTCATCCACCCTGCGGTGAAGAGGCTGGTGAAAGAGGAGTGGGGCCTTCCGGGCTTCGTGGTGACCGATGCAGCGGACTTCGGTATGACGGTGGGGATGCATGCCTATTTCGAGGATCACGTCGAATCCATCGCCGCCACCATCCGCTCCGGAGTGGATGCCATCACCGAGGATGACCGCACCATCGTGATCGACTCCCTTCGCCATGCCCTGGAGCGAGGGCTCCTCAAAGAGGAAGACCTGGATACCGCGCTCAGGAACATCTTCCGCATACGGTTCAGGCTTGGCGAATTCGATCCCCCAGATCGGAATCCCTACGCCGGTATCACGAAGGACGCCCTGTGTGCTCCTTCCCATGCCCGGATTGCCCGGGAAGCCGCTCAGAAAAGCGTGGTGCTCCTCAAGAACCGGGGCCTCCTCCCCCTGCACGCACATACTCTGAAGAGAGTGGCGGTGGTAGGTCCCCTTGCACATGAGGTGCACACCGACTGGTACAGCGGGACCCTCCCCTATGTAGTCACGCCCCTCGATGCCCTCAAGGAGCGGCTCACTGGTGCGGAGGTCTGGTATGAGGAAGGTTCCTCACGGGTGAGATTCCGATCTGCTGCCTACCACCGGTGGCTCGCATCAGACGAAAAGGGGAATATCTCCCTCTCCCCCCCGGGGGAAATACCGGCAGCAGAGGGCCTCTGGGACTGGCTCGATTGGGGGTGGGGAAGCCATACCTTCAGGTCCGTGGCCTCCCGGAGGTATCTCACCTGCGCGCCTGAAGGTACTCACCTCTCAGCCACAGCGGAACAGGTGCGCGGTTGGTTCGTCCAGGAGGTCTTTTCCCTTGAAGAACGTGTGGGAGGGCTCTATGCGATCCGCACCTGGCACGGGAAGTATCTTTCCTGTGATGTCTCGGGTAGGGTGCATCTCTCAGATCGGGCCGATACCATGCGCGAGCTGTTCGAACTCGAAGTGGTGGATGAGGGACTCGAGCGGGTCCGGGAACTGGCGGGGAAGGCTGATGTGGTCCTGGCCTTCTGCGGAAACAACCCCTACATCAACGGCAAGGAGACCGTAGACCGTCCTGACCTCATCCTTCCTCCCCTCCAGCAGGCTCTGGTGCGTACTGCTTTTGAGGCGAATCCCCGCACCGCGCTTATCCTCATAGGGAGCTATCCGTTTTCGATTGCGTGGGAGGACGAACACCTCCCTGCCATCCTCTATTCCTCCCACGGCGGGCAGGAGATGGGTCGGGCGCTCACTGACGTGCTTTTGGGCGATGTTTCGCCCGCAGGACGCCTCAGCCTCACCTGGTATCGATCCTCCTCTGTGCTCTCGAGCATTTTCGACTACCAGATCCACAAGGGGCGAAGGACCTACTGGTATGCCCGTGAAGAGGACGTCCTCTACCCCTTTGGCTACGGCCTCTCCTATACGGAGTGTGTCTACACAGGTATGGAGTGCTCACCGTCACGACTCACGCCCGAGACAGAACTCACGGTCAAGGTGAGGGTGAGGAACGTGGGAGCTGTGGCCTCCGATGAGGTAGTACAGTGCTACCTCGTGCCGCCTGCAATGGGAGCATTCTCTCCCAGGAAGGTGCTGGTGCGGTTCGACCGGGTGCACCTGGTGCCGGGGGAAGAGAGAGAACTTACCTGGCTTCTTGCGGCCGGGGACTTCTCGTTCTGGCATCCTGCGGCCGGACGTCGCATCCCCATCCCAGGACGCTGGAAGGTCCAGGTGGGGTCGTCCTCTCGTGATATCCACCTTGAAGAGGAGGTCACCCTGGAGGCTTCCGGTCCTCCTTGCTGGACTGCAGGTACTCGCATCCCTGTCTCCCTGTGTGACGACTTCGAGGGCTGTAGGTTCGTGGAGGGGCGAGATCTCTACCCCGCACTCCGTCCCTCATCCGGAGCTACCGCCCGTGTGCGGTTCAAGAAGGTGGAGTGCGCGGCGGAGAGGCGAGAGATGCGTCTTCTCGTGAGGAATAGGGGGGAAGGAGCCGGGCTGCGTGTCGAATCCGGTATGAAGAGTGTGAATATTGCGAGTGCGCTTCCTTTCACAGGGGATGAGTGGAAGGAGGTGGTGATCCCCTTCCATTTCCCCTCGGGGAGCCATGACCTCTCGATCTCCTGGAGAGGGGAGGCCGAGATACTATGGATCGTTTTGTAA
- a CDS encoding AraC family transcriptional regulator, producing the protein MEPILHPEDKEDRRHGTEDFPFALYDNYLRYPYFSRYTIDPHWHEEMEFLLVVRGNARVLRDGEFVEVGEGEALFIPPRTFHAAESLDHQPFHFIALVFHLDLLEGEVQDVCHKRYFTGIKKRLLSFPGVISRKTLWGKAVLHELMEVVDLADHKGPGYELGIKGALFKVFSLIFSNGVVQKSEVAGDVYAVEKILPALEYIKEHYQEEISVDDLAKLVYLSKYHFIREFKRLTGRTPVAFINRYRVHKAMAMLIESDEKVLNVAYECGFNDMSYFIRLFHRFTGLTPAQYRRAYAPRAVKTGGR; encoded by the coding sequence ATGGAACCCATCCTTCATCCTGAGGACAAGGAAGATCGGAGACATGGGACCGAGGATTTCCCGTTTGCCCTTTACGATAACTATTTGCGTTATCCATACTTCAGTCGCTACACCATAGATCCTCACTGGCACGAGGAGATGGAGTTTCTCCTGGTGGTGCGGGGGAACGCCCGGGTGCTCAGGGATGGAGAGTTCGTGGAGGTAGGAGAGGGAGAGGCCCTCTTCATCCCTCCCAGGACCTTTCACGCCGCCGAATCACTCGACCACCAGCCCTTCCACTTCATCGCCCTGGTCTTCCATCTCGACCTCCTGGAGGGGGAGGTCCAAGACGTATGCCACAAGCGTTACTTCACAGGGATCAAAAAGCGGCTCCTCTCGTTCCCCGGGGTGATCTCACGCAAGACCCTGTGGGGAAAGGCCGTTCTTCATGAGCTCATGGAGGTGGTGGATCTCGCAGATCACAAGGGGCCGGGATACGAGTTGGGTATCAAGGGGGCCCTGTTCAAGGTCTTCTCCCTCATCTTCTCGAACGGGGTGGTCCAGAAATCCGAGGTTGCAGGCGATGTCTATGCCGTGGAGAAGATCCTCCCTGCGCTCGAGTACATCAAGGAACACTATCAGGAGGAGATCTCGGTGGATGACCTGGCGAAGTTGGTCTACCTCAGCAAGTACCATTTCATCAGGGAGTTCAAGCGACTCACGGGAAGGACGCCGGTGGCGTTCATCAACCGTTACAGGGTTCATAAGGCCATGGCCATGCTCATTGAGAGCGACGAGAAGGTGCTCAACGTGGCGTACGAGTGCGGATTCAACGATATGAGCTACTTCATCCGGCTCTTCCACAGGTTCACGGGACTCACCCCGGCCCAGTACCGGCGGGCCTATGCCCCCCGGGCGGTGAAGACCGGTGGAAGGTGA